In Bombina bombina isolate aBomBom1 chromosome 6, aBomBom1.pri, whole genome shotgun sequence, a single genomic region encodes these proteins:
- the LOC128665044 gene encoding uncharacterized protein LOC128665044, which produces MGRVFNRRLERQLSGRSNPKSKITLGSELLADLVVWEQFLTRFNGIRVWRTPPMSSQLLHLFTDAAGSHGYGAYFQGEWSAEPWPESWAPAGLTRNLTLLELFPVVLAVELWGGKLSNGTVVFWTDNISVVFAINNLSATSAKVITLLRHLVLRCLDLNIQFQARHVPGVNNVVADALSRFEWVTFRKLAPTAAAVGLRCPDFLWQLVLPG; this is translated from the coding sequence atgggtcgggtttttaaccgtagactggaaagacagcttagtggtaggtcaaacccgaaatcaaagataaccctagggagtgaattgctggctgacctagtagtctgggaacagtttctcacgcgatttaacgggattcgggtctggcgtacccctcccatgtctagccagttactgcaccttttcactgacgcagctggatcgcacggttacggggcctatttccagggagagtggagcgcggagccctggccggagtcctGGGCCCCAGCAGGCCTTACTCGAAACCtgactctcctggagctattccccgtggtcttggcggtcgagctgtggggtgggaagttgtcgaacgggactgttgtgttctggacagacaacatcagtgtggtttttgcgatcaataacttgtcagccacctcagcaaaggtcattaccttgctgcgccacctggtgttgcgctgtctggaccttaacatccagttccaggcccgtcatgtcccgggCGTTAACAATGTTGTAGCTGACGCCCTGTCACGATTCGAATGGGTGACATTTCGCAAGTTAGCCCCCACAGCTGCAGCCGTGGgtttacgctgtcctgatttcctttggcagctcgtccttcctggatag